The following coding sequences are from one Clostridia bacterium window:
- a CDS encoding DUF2225 domain-containing protein, translating to MNLEVLEKLKKLGTVKRFAKGDFICYEGDVGTEMFIILSGEVAVYGNSFKCVQEKFAVLGRGEFFGEMAMLDNLPRSASGIAETDVIVLSIPKENFQRLIREVPEMAFAIMTTLSRRIRQLEARLLEACEIKPVQAANNEALAGEPAVASPVDQAQPLDRLGLLPEGHKVYGILARETDKDFLLEKRVTCPVCDGEFVAKNPRMSKLRLNKRENDLREIYVDFEPLWYNIRTCPYCLYSEHYNDFDKLGHVSPERLRPYREKALQLQGKVSLPPADPLSIDRVFLSYYLAIYFAEAEKENPLALGKLYLALSWLYRDVGDEELYHRSWNLAFDNYYQAYYGNTNLRLEPEHEQLLCLILGELYLRKGDINEALRHFYYGIRNQDGTPFYNNWARDRYMEVKELRKG from the coding sequence ATGAATCTAGAAGTTTTGGAAAAACTGAAAAAACTGGGTACGGTTAAACGGTTTGCCAAGGGAGATTTCATTTGCTACGAAGGCGATGTCGGCACCGAGATGTTTATCATTCTTTCGGGAGAGGTCGCGGTATACGGGAATTCCTTTAAGTGTGTCCAGGAAAAATTTGCCGTACTGGGCCGGGGAGAATTCTTCGGGGAAATGGCCATGTTGGATAATTTGCCCCGTAGTGCCTCCGGTATTGCCGAGACCGATGTCATCGTGCTCAGTATCCCGAAAGAGAATTTCCAGCGCTTAATCCGGGAAGTGCCGGAAATGGCTTTTGCCATCATGACCACCTTAAGCCGCCGCATCAGGCAGTTGGAAGCACGGTTGTTGGAGGCTTGTGAGATCAAACCGGTGCAGGCGGCCAACAATGAGGCCCTGGCGGGGGAGCCGGCGGTGGCGTCTCCTGTTGACCAGGCGCAGCCTTTGGACCGCCTGGGACTGCTGCCGGAAGGGCATAAGGTCTACGGGATCTTGGCCCGGGAAACTGATAAGGATTTCTTATTGGAAAAGCGGGTTACTTGCCCGGTGTGCGACGGTGAGTTTGTGGCAAAGAACCCAAGGATGAGCAAGTTAAGACTGAATAAACGGGAAAATGATTTAAGGGAAATCTATGTGGATTTTGAACCGCTCTGGTATAATATTCGCACTTGTCCTTACTGCTTGTACAGTGAACACTATAACGATTTTGACAAGCTGGGCCATGTCAGCCCGGAAAGGCTGCGTCCTTACCGGGAAAAGGCTTTGCAGTTGCAGGGCAAGGTTTCTTTGCCGCCGGCCGATCCCCTCTCCATTGACCGGGTTTTTCTCAGCTACTATCTAGCCATTTATTTTGCGGAAGCGGAAAAAGAGAATCCTTTAGCCCTGGGCAAACTGTACCTGGCCCTGTCCTGGCTCTACCGGGATGTAGGGGATGAGGAACTCTACCACCGGTCCTGGAACCTGGCTTTTGACAATTACTATCAGGCTTATTACGGTAACACTAATCTTAGGCTGGAGCCGGAACATGAACAGCTGTTATGCCTGATTTTGGGGGAGCTGTATTTACGTAAAGGTGACATCAACGAAGCGTTGCGGCACTTCTATTACGGCATCAGAAATCAGGACGGCACTCCGTTTTACAATAATTGGGCCAGAGACCGCTACATGGAGGTAAAAGAACTGCGGAAGGGATAG
- the cooS gene encoding anaerobic carbon-monoxide dehydrogenase catalytic subunit gives MGKESTFRIDGRVSYHDSVQEMYEKRLKPDGMSTVFDRFDPQAKIRCNFCTEGVSCQLCSNGPCRISPKAGAELGVCGISPDAMAMRDFLLRNVMGTATYSHHAYMAFSTLKATAQGKTPFQITDTGKLTYMLEKLGLSTAGTVEEQAERLADFFLAELSADYREPSKTITAFAPIARQKVWQDLAIFPAGVLHEIKDATASCLTNVDGDYISLARKALRLSIACIYGAQIPLEMVQDILFGTPAPHEVNMDLGILDPDYVNIVFNGHEPWLGIATLMEAKKPEWQERARQIGAKGIRIVGSIETGQEMLQRFPMDEVFVGHTGNWLSIEPLLATGAVDLFAMDENCSPPNLHPYAEKYQVTLASVNDLVRLPKVEKNLDYKPPEAVEMARQLLEWALANYPLRKQKVKPYVPSRRQKAVAGFSTEAVLQALGGKLDPLLEVIKQGKIQGVVAIVNCATLKNGPQDWMTVNLAKELIKRDILVIAGGCGNHGLEVAGLANLEALAYAGPGLKEIGGALQIPPVLSFGTCTDTGRISMLVTALAEALGVDTKDLPVAVSAPEWMEQKATIDGIFALAFGLTTHLSPVPPVTGGPELVRVLTAGLEGLTGGKVMLGDDPEQVAEDLYQVIKQKRGALHI, from the coding sequence ATGGGCAAAGAAAGTACTTTCCGTATTGACGGGCGGGTCAGCTACCATGATTCCGTACAGGAAATGTATGAAAAAAGGCTGAAGCCCGACGGGATGAGCACCGTCTTTGACCGGTTTGACCCGCAAGCCAAGATCCGCTGCAACTTCTGCACGGAAGGAGTGAGCTGCCAGCTCTGCAGCAACGGGCCCTGCCGGATTTCGCCCAAAGCAGGGGCGGAACTGGGGGTGTGCGGCATCAGCCCCGATGCTATGGCCATGCGGGATTTCTTGCTGCGGAATGTGATGGGCACCGCCACCTATTCCCATCATGCCTACATGGCCTTCAGCACTTTGAAAGCTACGGCCCAGGGGAAAACGCCTTTTCAGATCACGGATACCGGTAAGTTGACTTATATGCTGGAAAAACTGGGCTTAAGCACCGCCGGTACCGTAGAGGAGCAAGCGGAAAGACTGGCGGACTTTTTCTTGGCGGAGCTGTCCGCCGATTACCGGGAGCCGTCGAAAACCATTACCGCTTTTGCTCCTATCGCCAGGCAAAAAGTGTGGCAGGATTTAGCCATCTTTCCCGCGGGGGTGCTCCATGAAATCAAGGATGCCACCGCCAGCTGCTTGACCAACGTGGATGGTGATTATATTTCCCTGGCGCGCAAGGCCCTCCGGTTGAGCATTGCCTGCATCTACGGGGCCCAGATTCCCCTGGAAATGGTGCAGGATATCCTCTTCGGCACCCCGGCCCCTCATGAAGTGAACATGGACCTGGGCATCCTGGACCCGGATTACGTGAATATTGTTTTTAACGGCCACGAACCCTGGCTGGGTATTGCTACCCTCATGGAAGCCAAAAAACCGGAGTGGCAGGAGAGAGCAAGGCAAATAGGCGCTAAAGGGATTAGGATTGTCGGTTCCATCGAAACGGGGCAGGAAATGCTGCAGCGTTTTCCCATGGATGAGGTCTTTGTAGGCCATACCGGGAACTGGCTCTCCATTGAGCCCCTGCTGGCCACCGGGGCGGTGGATTTGTTCGCCATGGATGAGAATTGTTCACCGCCCAATCTTCATCCATATGCGGAGAAATACCAGGTGACCCTGGCGTCGGTGAATGACCTGGTGCGCCTGCCTAAAGTGGAGAAAAACCTGGATTACAAGCCCCCGGAAGCGGTGGAAATGGCCCGGCAGCTCCTGGAGTGGGCCCTGGCCAATTATCCCCTGCGCAAGCAGAAGGTCAAGCCCTACGTGCCGTCCCGCCGGCAAAAGGCCGTCGCCGGCTTCTCCACGGAGGCGGTTTTGCAAGCCTTAGGCGGCAAGCTGGACCCACTGCTGGAGGTGATCAAGCAGGGTAAAATCCAGGGCGTGGTGGCCATCGTCAACTGTGCCACTTTAAAAAACGGCCCGCAAGACTGGATGACCGTGAACCTGGCGAAAGAACTGATCAAAAGGGATATCCTGGTCATTGCCGGGGGCTGCGGCAATCACGGCCTGGAAGTAGCCGGACTGGCTAATCTGGAGGCCCTGGCCTACGCCGGTCCCGGGCTGAAGGAGATTGGCGGGGCTCTGCAGATCCCGCCGGTCTTGAGCTTCGGCACCTGTACCGATACGGGGCGCATTTCCATGCTGGTGACCGCCCTGGCCGAAGCCCTGGGTGTGGACACCAAAGACCTGCCCGTGGCGGTCAGCGCGCCGGAATGGATGGAACAAAAAGCCACCATCGACGGTATTTTTGCTCTGGCTTTTGGGCTGACCACCCATCTCTCCCCGGTGCCGCCGGTGACGGGAGGGCCGGAGCTGGTACGGGTCCTCACCGCCGGTCTGGAGGGTCTTACCGGGGGCAAGGTGATGCTGGGGGATGATCCCGAGCAGGTGGCGGAGGACCTTTATCAAGTGATCAAGCAGAAGCGAGGGGCTTTGCACATTTAG
- a CDS encoding 4Fe-4S binding protein → MGHLSVAKQDVFKALAQRLDQNPVGAPLNETLMRILHIMYTEVQAMIGAKFPQGLVRFEKLVDIMGLDPEELRQHLDDMANKGLVIDIPRDDTVYYMLSPLVIGFFEYTFMRVTDKLPLQELAELFHAYFQDPVVVKELFNSQTKLFQTWAYESLMPEEVETEVLSYEKASEMIRDAGGGALTMCYCRHKAQHLGTNCDAPIEDVCTSLGNAAEWLIRRGFARRATVDELLRVLDKTEELGLVHLADNVQKKPAYICHCCGCCCEALRKTNEYGILAAHPSNFIPRINEDLCTGCGSCAKRCHVRAIKVEERVPGDKKSRKAVLNQERCLGCGACIRGCKHGAIALVRRQEIYVPPVNKKEQMMRIAMEKGKIPAPPKSCFPI, encoded by the coding sequence ATGGGACATTTAAGCGTGGCGAAACAAGATGTGTTTAAGGCACTGGCCCAAAGACTCGATCAAAACCCGGTGGGGGCGCCGCTCAATGAGACTCTGATGCGCATACTACACATCATGTATACGGAAGTCCAGGCCATGATCGGCGCCAAATTCCCGCAGGGCCTGGTCAGGTTTGAAAAGCTGGTGGACATCATGGGCCTGGACCCAGAGGAATTGCGGCAGCATTTGGACGACATGGCCAACAAGGGATTGGTAATCGACATTCCCCGTGACGATACCGTCTATTACATGCTCAGCCCCCTGGTCATCGGCTTCTTTGAGTATACTTTCATGCGGGTGACTGACAAGCTCCCGCTGCAGGAACTGGCGGAGCTGTTCCATGCTTATTTCCAAGATCCGGTAGTGGTTAAGGAGCTGTTCAATTCCCAGACCAAATTATTTCAGACCTGGGCTTACGAAAGCCTGATGCCCGAGGAGGTGGAGACGGAAGTCCTATCCTATGAGAAGGCTTCGGAAATGATCCGGGATGCGGGGGGCGGCGCCCTGACTATGTGCTACTGCCGGCACAAGGCCCAGCATTTGGGGACTAACTGCGATGCCCCCATTGAAGATGTGTGCACCTCCCTGGGCAATGCCGCTGAATGGCTCATCAGAAGGGGCTTTGCCCGCCGGGCCACCGTGGATGAACTGCTGCGGGTGCTGGACAAGACGGAGGAACTGGGTTTAGTGCACTTGGCCGATAATGTGCAGAAGAAGCCGGCCTACATTTGCCACTGCTGCGGCTGCTGCTGTGAAGCATTGCGGAAGACTAATGAATACGGCATTCTGGCCGCTCATCCCAGCAATTTTATCCCGCGTATTAACGAAGACTTGTGTACCGGCTGCGGCAGCTGTGCCAAGCGGTGCCATGTCCGTGCCATAAAAGTGGAAGAAAGGGTGCCGGGTGACAAGAAGAGCAGGAAAGCCGTTTTAAACCAGGAGAGATGCTTAGGCTGCGGTGCCTGCATCCGGGGATGCAAGCATGGTGCCATCGCTCTGGTGCGGCGGCAAGAGATTTATGTGCCTCCTGTGAACAAGAAAGAACAGATGATGCGGATTGCCATGGAGAAGGGGAAGATTCCCGCCCCTCCCAAATCATGTTTTCCCATATAA
- a CDS encoding 4Fe-4S binding protein, with translation MSYRITGDCISCGSCSVICPQQAVDDGYTGPALISSVWQGYHITGACNGCGSCVQVCPVEAIVRS, from the coding sequence ATGTCTTACCGCATTACCGGTGACTGCATTTCCTGCGGCAGCTGCAGTGTCATCTGCCCCCAGCAGGCCGTTGACGACGGCTACACCGGACCTGCCCTGATCTCATCCGTGTGGCAAGGTTATCATATTACCGGTGCCTGCAACGGGTGCGGCTCCTGTGTCCAGGTTTGCCCCGTGGAGGCCATTGTCAGGAGCTAA
- a CDS encoding hemerythrin family protein, with protein MMWKEKYRLGVQNIDEQHEELFRRVSEFVLALRQDGSWEEKLPKVKETLAFMQSYVITHFADEEAYQREMQYPGYEEHRRIHEDFKAEVHEFARRFEEEGYLEDTVQQFAGKLLAWLINHVAATDQQIAHFVSGQGRSNNEG; from the coding sequence TTGATGTGGAAAGAGAAATACCGTCTCGGAGTACAGAACATCGATGAACAGCATGAAGAACTCTTCCGCAGGGTGTCTGAATTTGTCCTAGCTCTTCGCCAGGATGGATCTTGGGAAGAAAAATTGCCAAAAGTCAAAGAAACCCTGGCCTTCATGCAAAGCTACGTCATCACTCACTTCGCCGACGAAGAAGCCTACCAGAGAGAAATGCAGTACCCTGGTTATGAAGAGCACCGCCGGATACATGAGGACTTTAAAGCGGAAGTCCATGAGTTCGCCAGGCGGTTTGAAGAGGAAGGCTATTTGGAAGACACCGTGCAGCAGTTTGCCGGTAAGCTTCTTGCCTGGTTAATCAACCACGTGGCGGCCACTGACCAGCAGATAGCCCATTTTGTTTCGGGACAAGGGAGGTCAAATAATGAAGGCTGA
- a CDS encoding chemotaxis protein CheX, producing MKAEYVNPFYQATINVFKLMLDIDVMRDTSKALQQMLGKQEVGVIIEVEGDLSGYILYRFPDTMILEMVKIMSGLEFDQVDSFVTSALAEVSNIISGNAVSSLFNQNYRCNIKPPRIVLEDSKPICLECPPGEPVLRLPLQTPIGKLEIDMALKETSQRVQ from the coding sequence ATGAAGGCTGAGTATGTCAATCCTTTTTATCAAGCGACTATTAATGTTTTCAAGCTGATGCTTGATATAGATGTGATGCGGGATACGTCCAAAGCGCTGCAGCAGATGCTGGGGAAACAGGAAGTAGGCGTGATCATTGAAGTGGAAGGGGACTTGTCCGGGTACATTCTCTATCGCTTCCCGGATACCATGATTCTGGAAATGGTGAAAATCATGTCCGGCCTGGAATTCGATCAGGTCGACAGCTTCGTCACCTCGGCCCTGGCCGAAGTATCAAATATCATCAGCGGCAACGCGGTTTCCAGTTTGTTTAACCAAAACTACCGCTGCAACATCAAACCCCCGCGGATTGTTTTGGAAGACAGCAAACCCATATGCCTGGAATGCCCACCGGGCGAACCGGTACTCAGGCTGCCCTTGCAGACCCCCATCGGTAAGCTGGAGATCGACATGGCCCTCAAGGAAACCAGCCAACGGGTGCAGTAA
- a CDS encoding DUF2993 domain-containing protein, with translation MWFKWVGRFGLVAVLLGVLAQLTLIPLAERALTRAAAQWPAAEVEVRVETFPPWELLQGRIDTLHIKAKHVRLNDLTLAELQGELCRVEFSWWAAWLHGGFNYSFQEPGAIRVMVTEENLAEYLSGRLNLPLQNLAVSIAGNKLQLTASFTVAGQKLPLLLAGTLVLEQPGTIRLVPERIQVGSFVPGLELQEKLTGNTSFQLPLDNLPVKVAFDRLAGGQGQFTLHGLVWTK, from the coding sequence TTGTGGTTCAAGTGGGTGGGCAGGTTCGGGCTGGTGGCTGTGCTGCTGGGTGTTCTGGCCCAGCTGACCTTGATTCCTTTGGCGGAGCGAGCCTTGACCAGAGCGGCCGCCCAGTGGCCCGCCGCAGAGGTGGAGGTACGGGTGGAAACTTTTCCTCCTTGGGAACTGCTGCAGGGAAGGATCGATACGCTGCATATAAAAGCCAAGCATGTCCGGCTGAACGACCTAACCCTGGCGGAACTGCAGGGAGAATTGTGCCGGGTGGAGTTCAGCTGGTGGGCCGCTTGGCTTCACGGTGGTTTTAATTATTCTTTTCAGGAGCCCGGCGCCATCCGGGTCATGGTAACGGAGGAAAATCTTGCCGAGTATTTGTCCGGGCGGCTGAACCTGCCTCTGCAAAATTTAGCAGTATCCATTGCGGGCAATAAGCTGCAACTGACCGCCTCCTTCACGGTGGCCGGGCAGAAACTGCCTTTGTTGTTGGCCGGAACTCTCGTCCTGGAACAGCCCGGCACCATCAGGCTCGTGCCGGAAAGAATTCAGGTGGGAAGCTTTGTTCCGGGGTTGGAACTGCAGGAAAAGCTCACCGGTAATACCAGTTTCCAACTGCCTCTGGACAACCTGCCGGTGAAAGTGGCGTTTGACCGGTTGGCGGGAGGGCAGGGGCAGTTCACCCTGCATGGGTTGGTTTGGACGAAATAG
- a CDS encoding peptide chain release factor 2 (programmed frameshift) yields the protein MLVDLRPKLGELKQRIEELRVSLDIENREAKVKELENQMLADTFWDNRELAQQVTQSLSFHREVLTAFYALEHDWEDIRELLELALAEDDQAMEKELAGNLGQLERAVEDMELETLLSGEYDRNNAFLTLHAGAGGTEAQDWAQMLMRMYMRFAEQNGFQVQVVDILPCDEAGIKSATLLVKGNYAYGYLKAEKGVHRLVRISPFDASGRRHTSFASVECMPEVDDTAEITIDPGDLKIDTYRSGGAGGQHVNKTDSAVRITHLPTGIVVQCQNERSQHANRLMAMAMLKAKLWELEMRKKEEELAQLRGEQREIAWGSQIRSYVFHPYSLVKDHRTNVETGNVQAVMDGEIMPFIRAYLKEQARGKL from the exons ATGCTGGTTGATTTAAGGCCCAAGTTGGGGGAATTAAAGCAAAGAATAGAAGAATTGAGGGTTTCTCTT GACATCGAAAACCGGGAAGCCAAGGTAAAAGAACTGGAAAACCAGATGCTGGCGGACACCTTTTGGGATAACCGGGAGTTGGCCCAGCAGGTGACCCAAAGCTTGAGTTTTCACCGGGAAGTATTAACCGCCTTTTATGCCCTGGAGCATGACTGGGAAGATATCCGGGAGCTTTTGGAACTGGCCCTGGCGGAAGATGACCAGGCCATGGAGAAGGAGCTGGCCGGCAATCTGGGGCAGCTGGAAAGAGCCGTGGAAGACATGGAACTGGAGACGCTGCTTTCCGGCGAGTATGATCGCAATAATGCTTTCTTGACCCTTCATGCCGGTGCCGGCGGCACCGAGGCCCAGGACTGGGCCCAGATGCTGATGCGCATGTACATGCGGTTTGCCGAGCAAAACGGCTTTCAAGTGCAGGTGGTGGACATCCTGCCCTGCGATGAAGCGGGGATTAAAAGCGCCACCTTGCTGGTGAAAGGGAACTATGCCTATGGGTATTTAAAAGCGGAAAAAGGTGTCCACCGGCTGGTCCGGATTTCGCCCTTCGATGCGTCCGGACGCAGGCATACCTCCTTTGCTTCCGTAGAATGCATGCCGGAGGTAGATGATACGGCGGAGATCACCATCGACCCGGGGGATCTGAAAATCGATACTTACCGTTCCGGCGGTGCCGGCGGGCAGCATGTGAACAAAACTGACTCCGCCGTGCGGATTACCCACCTGCCCACGGGCATCGTGGTCCAGTGCCAGAATGAGCGTTCCCAGCACGCTAACCGCTTGATGGCGATGGCCATGTTGAAGGCCAAGCTGTGGGAACTGGAGATGCGGAAGAAGGAGGAAGAACTGGCCCAACTGCGGGGCGAGCAGCGGGAAATCGCCTGGGGTAGCCAAATCCGCTCTTACGTGTTTCATCCCTATTCTCTGGTGAAAGATCACCGGACCAACGTGGAAACCGGTAATGTTCAGGCGGTGATGGACGGTGAAATCATGCCTTTCATCAGGGCCTACCTGAAAGAGCAGGCCCGGGGAAAACTATGA
- the secA gene encoding preprotein translocase subunit SecA, translating to MLKFFKNLLDDNTKEIKRLNRTVEQINALEPEISQLSDEALRNKTQEFRGRLDRGETLDALLPEAFAVVREAARRVLNMRHFDVQLMGGMVLHQGRIAEMKTGEGKTLVATLPAYLNALTGKGVHIVTVNDYLARRDSEWMGQIYRFLGMEVGLIVHGLSFQERKQAYAADITYGTNNEFGFDYLRDNMALSLDQVVQRDLHYAIVDEVDSILIDEARTPLIISGQADKPTQLYYTVSRIIPRLRAGDDYTVDEKARVVTLTEQGVARVEQMLGVENLYDDTNTELSHHVNNALKAHVLMKRDRDYVVKDGQVIIVDEFTGRLMYGRRYSEGLHQAIEAKEGVKIERETQTLATITFQNYFRMYKKLAGMTGTAKTEEQEFIKIYGMDVVVIPTNKPMIRIDHPDVVYRTEKGKFDAVIREIEDCYRIGRPVLVGTVSIEKSEMLSEALKKKGIPHQVLNAKYHEQEAEIVARAGQKGQVTIATNMAGRGTDIVLGEGVVELGGLHIIGTERHESRRIDNQLRGRAGRQGDPGSSRFYISLEDDLMRLFGSDNIAGLMDKLGMDDDTPIDHPLISKSIESAQKKVEARNFEIRKHVLQYDDVMNQQREVIYAQRRRVLEGENLKDSVLDMIDTVIDRTVDRFAVVSEYPEEWDLASLLQYAEQTFLPGHTLTPDDLAKMEKEEIREMFHAKARELYEAREQEIGAETMRQLERMIILRVVDTKWMDHIDAMDQLRQGIGLRAYGQRDPLVEYRYEGYEMFNAMIADIQEDVTRLIFRVRVVEQRTGPTNLVENKYAEEGAKQPIRKKQEVGRNDPCPCGSGKKYKKCCGKNA from the coding sequence ATGCTCAAGTTTTTCAAGAACCTGCTGGACGATAACACGAAGGAAATCAAACGCCTGAATAGAACGGTGGAGCAGATCAACGCGCTGGAGCCGGAGATCAGCCAGCTGTCTGACGAGGCCCTGAGGAATAAAACACAAGAATTTCGCGGGCGCCTGGACCGGGGAGAAACCTTGGATGCTCTTCTCCCGGAAGCCTTTGCCGTGGTCCGGGAAGCAGCCCGGCGGGTGCTGAACATGCGCCATTTTGATGTACAGCTCATGGGCGGCATGGTCCTGCATCAAGGCCGGATTGCGGAAATGAAGACCGGGGAAGGTAAAACCCTGGTGGCTACTTTGCCCGCTTACCTGAATGCTTTAACCGGCAAGGGAGTCCACATTGTTACCGTGAACGATTACCTGGCCCGCCGGGACAGTGAATGGATGGGCCAGATCTACCGGTTTTTGGGCATGGAAGTGGGCTTGATTGTGCACGGCTTGAGCTTCCAAGAGCGAAAACAAGCTTATGCGGCCGACATTACTTACGGGACCAACAATGAATTCGGTTTCGACTATTTGAGGGATAACATGGCCTTGTCCCTGGACCAGGTGGTACAGCGGGACCTGCACTACGCCATCGTGGACGAAGTGGACAGCATTTTAATTGACGAAGCCCGCACCCCTTTAATTATTTCCGGTCAAGCGGATAAACCTACCCAGCTGTACTACACCGTGTCCAGGATCATCCCCAGGCTCAGAGCCGGGGACGATTACACCGTCGATGAAAAAGCCCGGGTAGTCACCTTGACGGAACAAGGGGTGGCCCGGGTGGAACAGATGCTGGGCGTTGAGAACCTCTACGATGATACCAACACGGAACTGAGCCATCATGTGAACAATGCCTTGAAAGCCCACGTGCTCATGAAGAGAGACCGGGATTACGTGGTCAAAGACGGGCAGGTCATCATTGTGGATGAATTCACCGGGCGGCTGATGTACGGCCGCCGGTACAGCGAGGGGCTGCACCAGGCCATTGAAGCCAAGGAAGGGGTCAAGATTGAAAGGGAAACCCAGACTTTAGCGACCATTACTTTCCAAAATTATTTCCGCATGTACAAAAAGCTGGCCGGGATGACCGGTACCGCGAAAACGGAGGAGCAGGAATTCATCAAGATCTACGGCATGGACGTGGTGGTCATCCCCACCAACAAACCCATGATCCGGATTGATCATCCCGATGTGGTTTACCGGACGGAAAAAGGCAAGTTTGACGCGGTGATCCGGGAAATCGAGGATTGCTACCGCATCGGGCGGCCGGTGCTGGTGGGTACCGTGTCCATTGAGAAATCGGAAATGCTGAGCGAGGCCCTCAAGAAGAAGGGTATTCCTCACCAGGTGCTTAATGCCAAGTACCATGAGCAGGAAGCGGAAATCGTCGCCCGGGCCGGGCAAAAGGGCCAGGTGACCATCGCCACTAACATGGCCGGCCGCGGCACCGATATTGTCCTCGGCGAAGGGGTGGTGGAGCTGGGCGGCCTGCACATCATTGGCACGGAGCGCCACGAATCCCGCCGCATTGACAACCAGCTCCGGGGCCGGGCGGGCCGGCAGGGGGACCCCGGTTCCAGCCGGTTCTACATTTCCCTGGAAGACGACTTGATGAGATTATTTGGCTCGGACAACATTGCCGGGCTGATGGATAAGCTGGGCATGGATGATGATACCCCCATCGATCACCCGCTGATTTCTAAATCCATCGAGTCAGCCCAGAAGAAAGTAGAAGCCCGCAACTTCGAAATCCGCAAGCACGTCCTGCAGTATGACGACGTGATGAACCAGCAGCGGGAAGTCATTTACGCCCAGCGGCGCCGGGTGCTGGAAGGGGAAAACCTGAAAGACAGCGTGCTGGACATGATCGATACGGTTATCGACCGGACCGTGGACCGGTTTGCCGTGGTGAGCGAGTACCCGGAAGAATGGGATTTAGCCTCCCTGCTCCAGTATGCGGAGCAGACTTTCCTGCCGGGGCATACCTTGACCCCCGATGACTTGGCGAAGATGGAAAAAGAAGAGATCAGGGAAATGTTTCACGCCAAGGCCCGGGAGCTTTACGAAGCCCGGGAACAGGAAATCGGGGCCGAAACCATGCGGCAGCTGGAGCGCATGATCATCTTGCGGGTGGTGGACACCAAGTGGATGGATCACATCGATGCCATGGACCAGCTGCGGCAGGGGATCGGTCTGAGGGCTTACGGCCAGCGGGATCCCCTGGTGGAATACCGCTATGAAGGCTATGAGATGTTTAACGCCATGATCGCCGATATTCAAGAAGACGTTACCCGCCTCATTTTCCGGGTGCGGGTGGTGGAGCAAAGAACCGGGCCCACGAATCTGGTGGAAAACAAGTACGCGGAGGAAGGGGCCAAGCAGCCCATCCGCAAGAAACAAGAAGTGGGGCGCAACGACCCCTGCCCCTGCGGCAGCGGCAAGAAATACAAGAAGTGCTGTGGTAAAAATGCATAA
- a CDS encoding IDEAL domain-containing protein, which produces MKVVNSVGHSIAEKRELIYWFLDSHRLAAPGAEMILRRLLSSDALLERTVPVNQVPLQGNLLLVAARGTYTYPFVLRLNGQVIYEVEKALELLETEEWDTLQLYLSINRSFFCQFCAAREQTVEENTQARQELTREMLLAMIDQALDHRDRKAFEVLTGKLKQIEEQSAKKQSSGCQ; this is translated from the coding sequence TTGAAGGTGGTGAACTCTGTGGGTCATTCCATTGCCGAGAAAAGAGAGTTAATCTATTGGTTTCTGGACAGTCACCGGTTGGCGGCTCCAGGTGCGGAAATGATCCTGCGCCGTTTATTATCCAGCGATGCCTTGTTGGAAAGGACCGTGCCTGTCAACCAGGTACCTCTCCAGGGCAATCTCCTGCTGGTGGCCGCCAGGGGGACTTACACGTATCCTTTTGTCCTGCGCTTAAACGGGCAGGTCATATACGAAGTGGAAAAAGCTTTGGAACTATTGGAAACGGAAGAGTGGGATACGCTGCAGTTATATCTTTCTATTAACCGGTCCTTTTTCTGCCAATTCTGCGCCGCCAGGGAGCAAACGGTGGAGGAAAATACCCAGGCCAGGCAGGAGTTGACCCGGGAGATGCTGCTGGCCATGATCGACCAGGCTTTGGATCACCGGGACCGGAAGGCCTTTGAGGTGTTGACCGGTAAACTCAAGCAGATAGAGGAGCAAAGCGCCAAGAAGCAGTCCTCGGGGTGCCAGTAA